From a single Chitinophaga sp. Cy-1792 genomic region:
- a CDS encoding multicopper oxidase domain-containing protein, whose translation MVIGSQAIAQAPKTIRYDLYVGDTMVTYSGRMGHALAINGTIPGPTLEFTEGDTALIYVHNTLKEETSIHWHGIILPNEQDGVSYLTTSPIKAGQTHEFKFPIVQHGTYWYHSHTMFQEQSGMYGALIFHPRKKAAIPEKVLLLSDWTDMHPHQVNRYLHNANDWFAIKKGSTQSYTEAIRQKHFGTKVTNEWKRMNAMDVSDVYYEKFLANGRLADSMPQLRAGSKVRLRIINGSSSTYFWLQYSGGKITVVANDGADVEPVEVDRLIVGVSETYDIIVTVPKDMKYQLLATAEDRTGATGLWLGSGMEMPMQPMPKLKYFEGMKMMNDMMKMNGDLDTSTGMQMSNQTMDMNTVMYPEITGDDKPAAKAESTAPGGHAGHDMGDMNMGGGDIVTLNYGMLRAPEKTTLPANAPVKELKFELTGNMNRYVWSINNKTVSEADKILIKRGENVRIILFNNTMMRHPMHLHGHFFRVLNGQGDYSPLKTVLDIMPMEVDTIEFAATESGDWFFHCHILYHMMSGMGRVFSYEDSPPNPQIPDPVKSFRMIKRDDRMLHFMGRVGLESNGSDGELMLANTRYRLTTEWRVGLNDRHGYESESHFGRYIGKMQWLFPYIGWDVRYRKMNDTEKNLFGQQNTKDFRQVFHVGLQYTLPMLIVADASLDTEGRLRVQLSREDVPISRRLRFNFMVNTDYEYMAGFRYIVTKNLAISTHYDSDMGFGAGITLSY comes from the coding sequence ATGGTTATTGGAAGTCAGGCTATAGCCCAGGCACCCAAAACGATAAGATACGATCTGTACGTAGGCGACACCATGGTTACCTATTCCGGTAGAATGGGACATGCACTGGCCATCAACGGCACTATTCCGGGCCCCACCCTCGAATTCACAGAAGGCGACACCGCGCTGATATATGTTCATAACACGCTAAAAGAAGAGACCTCCATTCACTGGCATGGCATTATTCTTCCCAATGAACAGGACGGGGTTTCGTACCTCACCACCAGTCCTATCAAGGCCGGACAAACACATGAATTTAAATTTCCTATTGTTCAACACGGCACCTACTGGTACCACAGTCATACGATGTTCCAGGAACAAAGCGGTATGTATGGCGCATTGATATTTCATCCGCGGAAAAAAGCAGCTATCCCCGAAAAAGTATTGCTGTTAAGTGACTGGACAGATATGCACCCCCACCAGGTAAACCGGTACCTGCATAATGCCAACGACTGGTTTGCCATCAAAAAAGGTTCTACACAAAGTTATACAGAGGCGATCCGTCAAAAACATTTTGGCACCAAAGTTACCAATGAATGGAAACGCATGAATGCCATGGATGTGAGTGATGTGTATTATGAGAAATTCCTGGCCAATGGCCGGCTGGCAGATAGTATGCCCCAGCTCAGGGCCGGAAGCAAGGTAAGACTGCGTATCATCAACGGAAGCTCCAGCACCTATTTCTGGCTGCAGTATTCCGGCGGCAAAATCACCGTTGTTGCCAACGATGGCGCCGATGTGGAACCCGTGGAAGTAGACAGGCTGATAGTAGGCGTATCCGAAACGTACGACATCATAGTAACCGTGCCCAAAGACATGAAGTACCAGCTGCTGGCTACAGCAGAAGACCGTACCGGCGCTACCGGTCTCTGGCTGGGAAGTGGCATGGAAATGCCCATGCAGCCCATGCCTAAGCTGAAATATTTCGAAGGCATGAAGATGATGAATGACATGATGAAGATGAATGGCGACCTGGATACCAGCACCGGTATGCAGATGAGTAACCAGACCATGGATATGAACACCGTCATGTACCCTGAGATTACCGGCGATGACAAACCCGCTGCCAAAGCGGAAAGTACAGCACCCGGCGGACACGCAGGCCATGATATGGGCGATATGAACATGGGCGGTGGTGATATCGTTACACTGAACTATGGCATGCTGCGCGCACCGGAGAAAACCACGCTTCCTGCCAATGCACCGGTAAAGGAACTGAAGTTCGAGCTTACCGGTAATATGAACCGCTATGTATGGAGTATCAATAACAAAACCGTTTCAGAAGCGGATAAAATACTGATCAAACGTGGTGAAAACGTGCGTATCATTCTCTTCAACAACACCATGATGCGCCATCCGATGCACCTTCATGGGCATTTCTTCCGGGTATTGAATGGCCAGGGTGATTATTCTCCGCTGAAAACCGTGCTGGATATCATGCCCATGGAAGTAGATACTATTGAATTTGCGGCCACAGAGAGTGGCGACTGGTTCTTCCATTGCCATATCCTGTACCATATGATGAGTGGAATGGGCAGGGTATTCAGTTATGAAGATTCTCCCCCAAACCCTCAGATTCCTGATCCGGTGAAGTCTTTCAGGATGATCAAGCGTGATGACCGCATGTTACACTTTATGGGCCGTGTAGGCCTGGAAAGCAATGGCAGCGACGGGGAGCTGATGCTGGCCAACACCCGTTACCGCCTTACCACCGAATGGCGTGTAGGCCTTAACGATAGACATGGCTATGAAAGTGAGAGTCATTTCGGAAGGTATATAGGTAAGATGCAGTGGCTGTTTCCGTATATAGGCTGGGATGTACGTTATCGTAAGATGAATGATACAGAAAAAAATCTCTTTGGTCAGCAGAATACCAAAGATTTCCGCCAGGTATTTCATGTCGGCTTACAATACACATTACCGATGCTGATTGTGGCGGATGCTTCTCTGGATACGGAAGGCAGGCTGCGTGTACAGTTAAGCCGGGAAGATGTGCCTATATCCAGGCGTTTGCGCTTCAATTTCATGGTGAATACCGATTATGAGTATATGGCAGGCTTCCGGTATATTGTCACCAAAAATCTGGCTATATCTACCCATTACGACAGTGATATGGGATTTGGAGCTGGTATAACGTTGAGCTATTAA
- a CDS encoding DUF3347 domain-containing protein, which yields MKKVFLAMAALFQLSTAFAQDKSGLLTHYYEVKDALVSGNSNAAATAATALITAAGNSTDKAVQASKDKLVADAQQIASGKDLAQQREQFKQLSADMYTLAKTTKLSEQPVYQQYCPMKKASWLSSSNAIKNPYFGSQMLTCGKVADTIQ from the coding sequence ATGAAAAAAGTATTTCTTGCAATGGCAGCACTGTTCCAGCTTTCAACAGCATTTGCACAGGATAAATCCGGATTACTGACACATTACTACGAAGTAAAAGATGCACTGGTGAGTGGCAACAGCAATGCCGCGGCTACCGCAGCTACCGCGCTGATCACTGCTGCTGGCAACAGCACTGACAAAGCAGTACAGGCCTCTAAAGACAAACTGGTAGCCGATGCACAGCAAATTGCCTCCGGTAAAGACCTCGCACAGCAACGTGAGCAGTTCAAACAGTTATCTGCCGACATGTACACGCTGGCAAAAACTACCAAACTCTCCGAGCAGCCTGTTTATCAGCAGTATTGCCCAATGAAAAAAGCCTCCTGGCTGAGTAGCAGCAATGCCATCAAAAATCCTTACTTCGGCAGTCAGATGCTTACCTGCGGTAAAGTTGCCGACACCATCCAATAA
- a CDS encoding AAA family ATPase produces MEAIIFCGIQATGKSTFYQQHFFNSHVRISLDLLSTRNRENLFLDACFNSFKAFVVDNTNTTMAERNKYILLAKENKYRIKCYYFKSELEKSLQRNSLRTGKALIPEKGVLAAYKRLQIPTYEEGFDELYYVSIQDNQFVIKNWEHEI; encoded by the coding sequence ATGGAAGCAATCATATTCTGTGGTATACAGGCTACCGGTAAATCTACCTTTTACCAGCAACACTTTTTCAACAGTCATGTAAGAATCTCGCTGGACCTGCTTTCCACGAGGAACAGGGAAAACCTGTTCCTGGATGCCTGCTTTAATAGTTTCAAAGCTTTTGTGGTAGATAATACCAATACGACCATGGCAGAACGGAACAAATATATTCTTCTGGCAAAAGAAAATAAGTACAGGATAAAATGTTATTATTTTAAATCTGAACTGGAAAAATCCCTGCAGCGCAATAGCCTGAGAACCGGAAAGGCGCTTATTCCCGAAAAAGGTGTGCTGGCGGCCTACAAACGACTGCAGATACCCACCTATGAAGAAGGATTTGATGAGCTGTATTATGTATCTATTCAGGATAACCAATTTGTAATTAAAAACTGGGAACATGAAATTTGA
- a CDS encoding metallophosphoesterase, protein MPTRTFVIGDIHGALLALKQLLLSLSLQPSDTLIFLGDYVDGWPDSVETISFLIQLSKKQPCIFLRGNHDLYCEQWLNTGTPDPSWLQNKGHQTLNSYQSFSPDIRRQHLHFFQDLLNFYVDDQHRLFVHGGYVSEQGPVYDNANNLCWDRSLWEQTLAAFKRQEASGPARLRLFSEIYIGHTQTVASGSERPMHLYNLWNVDTGAKSGLSVSALQLEDHSIHQSHHVRWHYPGSAKLKAQPGVVFNLASYLNPR, encoded by the coding sequence ATGCCTACCAGAACCTTTGTAATAGGGGATATTCATGGTGCATTACTGGCACTTAAGCAATTACTCCTCTCTTTGTCGCTGCAGCCTTCAGATACTTTAATTTTCCTGGGCGATTATGTTGACGGCTGGCCGGACAGCGTCGAAACCATTAGCTTCCTGATACAATTATCCAAAAAACAGCCCTGTATTTTTCTCCGTGGTAACCACGACCTGTATTGCGAGCAATGGCTCAACACCGGTACTCCAGATCCCTCCTGGCTCCAGAACAAAGGCCATCAAACACTTAATAGTTACCAATCATTCTCTCCAGACATCCGCCGGCAGCACCTGCACTTCTTCCAGGATTTATTAAATTTTTATGTAGATGACCAACATCGGTTATTTGTGCATGGCGGCTACGTTTCCGAGCAAGGTCCGGTATACGACAACGCCAACAACCTATGCTGGGATCGCAGTCTGTGGGAACAAACCCTGGCAGCATTTAAAAGGCAGGAAGCCAGTGGTCCGGCCAGGCTCCGGCTATTCAGCGAGATCTATATCGGGCATACCCAAACGGTAGCATCAGGGAGCGAACGCCCCATGCACCTTTATAACCTCTGGAATGTGGACACCGGTGCCAAAAGCGGGCTGTCCGTCTCCGCATTACAGCTGGAAGATCACAGCATTCATCAGAGTCACCACGTGCGCTGGCATTATCCGGGATCGGCCAAACTGAAGGCGCAGCCAGGCGTCGTATTTAACCTGGCCAGCTACCTGAATCCCCGGTAA
- a CDS encoding tRNA(His) guanylyltransferase Thg1 family protein, whose translation MKFDELDGKMRSFETHHDRAVMPEMYVVARIDGRGFTRLTKEKHDFEKPFDERFHDYMLTTVQHLMNCGFNIVYGYTQSDEISLLFHLNENAFSRKERKWNSILAGEASAKFSLLLGDLASFDCRLCEFPNSGLVTDYFRWRNEDAHRNALSAHCYWLLRKQGNSATEATQRINRFNTADKNELLFSNGINYNDLPAWQKRGSGIYWKDEEINGFNPVTQQTVNTIRKKLYINKNLPFSEEYSKLINNIIEISGR comes from the coding sequence ATGAAATTTGATGAACTGGATGGGAAGATGCGCAGCTTTGAGACCCACCACGACAGAGCCGTTATGCCTGAAATGTATGTAGTAGCGCGCATAGATGGACGTGGATTTACCAGGCTAACCAAAGAGAAACATGATTTTGAAAAGCCTTTCGATGAAAGGTTTCATGACTATATGCTGACCACCGTACAGCATCTGATGAATTGCGGTTTTAATATCGTGTACGGCTATACGCAGAGCGATGAAATATCATTGTTATTTCATCTGAATGAAAATGCCTTTAGCCGGAAGGAGCGTAAATGGAATTCTATCCTGGCGGGAGAAGCCAGTGCTAAATTTTCCCTGTTACTGGGCGACCTGGCCAGCTTTGACTGCCGGTTGTGTGAATTTCCCAACAGCGGTCTGGTAACAGATTATTTCCGCTGGCGTAATGAAGATGCCCACCGGAATGCGCTGAGTGCACATTGTTACTGGCTATTGCGAAAGCAAGGCAACTCAGCCACGGAGGCCACACAGCGCATCAACAGGTTCAATACCGCCGATAAAAACGAACTTCTGTTTAGTAACGGCATCAATTACAACGACTTGCCAGCCTGGCAGAAAAGAGGCTCAGGCATTTACTGGAAAGACGAGGAAATCAATGGTTTCAATCCCGTTACACAGCAAACGGTGAATACTATCAGGAAGAAATTATATATTAATAAAAATCTGCCATTCAGCGAAGAATACAGTAAATTAATAAATAATATTATAGAGATTTCTGGGAGATAG